Genomic segment of Lepus europaeus isolate LE1 chromosome 6, mLepTim1.pri, whole genome shotgun sequence:
AACTGAATTGTTCtgagccttagttttctcatccgTAGAATAGGTGCCAGTAAGAGAACTGAATGACAATATCAATACTTGGAGCTTggaaaagagcagctgggatgggtcGGTGGTCCTCAGACTTGATcttgcatcagaatcaccttGTTAAAACAGATTGCTGGGCCGTGGCCTGGGTTTCTGATTCAGTGGGTctgggtgtttttctttttcttttttttatttgacaggtagagttatagacagtgagaaagagagaaaggtcttccttctgttggttcacccccaagtggccgccacggtcagtgctacactgatccgaagccaggagccaggtgcctcctcctggtctcccatgggggtgcagggcccaagcacttgggccatcctccactgccttcccaggccacagcagagaactggactggaagaggagcaaccgggactagaacccagcgctcatatgggatgccggcgccgcaggcggaggattaaccaagtgagccatggcaccggcccctgggtgTTTTTCTTAATGGGTCCCAGGAGACACTGTTGCTATTGTTGCAAGAACTGCAGCTCGAAAACCACTGATAGACAAAAGAACGAACAGGAGAACAGGCATTTAGGCTGGCAATTGCAACAACTGTGTCCTATTTTGCACTACCTGGATTCAATCCCGGGTTTCagccctggttcctgactccaccttcctgctaatgcagatcctgggaggccatGGTGGTGGCTCCTGTtactcacatggagacctggattgagttcccaccgcggccactgcaggcattccAGGGGCAAACCATATGGGAACTCTGtgtgcctctcacataaattgtttaaaatttaaaagaaagaacataGGCTCATGAGTTGGACGTGGGGACCATTCTGACTATGTGATGGCTCTGGGCGGTTAACCTCCAGGCCTCAATGCCTTCATTGTCAAGGGAGCTATCGCAATACCGACTTCATGGGGGCGTGTGCGGCGCCCGACGTTTTCAACCTCTAAGTATTCCTGATAAGTTCTGGCTCGTTTTGGTGGCCCTCAAAACACGAGTAGGATTCCGAGATGGGCTGGCGGGGCTGGGGGAATGCCGCCAGTCAAAGAGGGGCACACGGCAAAACGTCAGGTGGACCTGGGccgcccccccccgggggggggggcgggtaaACTCTTCGGGTCTTGCGGTGCAGTAAGTCCAGTTTCCACCTTGCACCCTGACTGATGCCAGCTTTTCCGGAAAGCCACTGACAAAGTGACCTCTCGCGGGGAAGGTGGGAAGTGCCTCCTAAGAGTGAGCACGGGGTCCCATTGCAGCCCCcatgctctctcgctctctcgcccCTCGCCGCCGCACGCTCTTTCTATCCGCTCCGGCCCCTTACGGTTAGAAAGGGCTCCGGCCCTCGGCGGGCTGCGCGGGCTCCTGGGCGCCTCCTGGTGGGCGACAGAGGAGCTGCAGCCCTCCCCGGGGCTGCTTGTCCGTGTCCTCGGAGCGCAGCCGCCTGGAGGCCCGGCTTTGCAGAACCCACcccggggctgcagcctggctgtgGCGCTGCGCTCAGGACTGCGAGCAGATTTCTAGGCCAGTCAGGGATTAGTACCAGAATAGCACGCAGAAGACACCGCGCCCTGACGTGGATTAGAGACCGTTGACTTTTGAGGGCACGGCGTTGGCTGCAGGGGCGGCGCCTGCGCGCTGCCAGCCCAACCCGAGGTCGCCAGGGTCCCGGCTCCTGCAGGTTTTGGCCTGAAGACCCGGCGGCAGTCTCCAGCCTGACTCACTCTTTCCCTGAGGCTCTCCGGAGGACTGCCGCGCGGAGGCGGGCTCTGAGGGCAGAGGttattttgtttatgtatttggaaggcaaagactGGCGGCCTGCACGGCCCTGGCTCCCACCCCTCTAGGGCCTTGCCTGTGCCCTTTTGCATGAGGTCTGGCAGAGAAGACACTGGGGCGGGCCCTGTGCACTGTGCGCCCGCCAGGCCGGGGagcaggccccaggaggcaggcagggcggCTTCAGAAAGAGAGGCTTTCTGGCCGGCTGCAGAGCGGAGCCGCTCTGGGTCGAGCAGGGGCTACCTGCCGCAGCTAGGGGGAGACCCAAGGCCAGCTGGCGTGGAGGTGGGGCCCCCGGGGCACGGACACGGGACTGCAAGATGGTAGAGAAGGCGTTTCACAGACCACGGCGGGGAGCGGCTGCGGCCTAGTACTGCAGATGCCGGCTCACTGCCAGCCGGGGCACTGGGGGTTAGTTAGGCTGCTTGCTTGGGACAGCAGCATCTGGCATCGCAGCAcgggtttaagacctggctgctccacttcccatccagccccctgctaatgcacctgggaaggcatcggagaatggcccagctgcttggggccctgccacccagatgtaagacctggatggaattctgggctccttgtggccatttggggagtgaaccagtggatagaaaattccCACTTCCTTTGTcgttctccctttcaaataataataagatgCCAGCTTCCACATAGGAATACTTGGgagccagctctggctcctgcctccatcttcctcctaatgtagaccctgggaggcagcaggtgatggctcacataatttggtccttgctacccacgcctggggatgggggggtggggtgcctggattgagctcctggctcctggctttagactggctcagcccaggccagacaattgcaggtgtttggagagtgaaccagcagattgggagTTTTTTTCTGTGTGGGCTTTTCCTGTGTGtccatctccctgcctctcaaaaaaaaaaaaaaaaaatcaacttgcaGCTTGCTGAGAAGATAAATGGTGCCTGCCTCAAAATTTGGGCCAAGAAAAGCCCTGAGTGACAACGTTATTTCCAAGCGCCTGCAGGCCCGCAGGTGGGAGTGTGCTCCTGAGTGCCAGAGGTTTCTCCATCACCCCACGTCTGTCTATCACTTGGCAGTTCTCGAAGCTCAGTCACCCGTGATCACAGTGCTCTTTCTAACAATGCTCTGTGCCAGACAAGGTGGAAGCCACTCCCATGTCACAGGTGGAGAAGCTACAGTCTGCGTGAGAAAATTATAATTTCAGCTTTGTGTTAACCATTGGCCTTTTGGGCATgcacttttttctttcaaatttatttatttatttatttaagatagatttttatttatttgaaagacagagttccagagagatagggaagtcttccattcacttgttcattccccagatggccgcaacagccagggctgggccaggcggaagtcaggagtttcacccagatctcccacgcagttgcaagggctcaagcacttggactatcttccactgctctcccaggtgcattagcagggagctggatcagaagtggagcagcctagattcgaaccggcacccatatgggatgctggtgttgaaggcgGCCtcttaacccgttatgccacaaatCCGGCCTCTCCAATTCATTTTTTAGACAGTTCAAACATTTACCTGGTTCAAAATTCAAAAGGTAACAGACAGAAGCCCCTTGTTCAACCTTATTCTTCCAGCTACTTCCTTCCCTTCTTACCGGTTGGAACCCACGCCTTTTACCTTCGGATCTCACAGCCTTTCAAGGGCTCAGGGGTCACAGCCCCACTGCAGTCAGCCCGCCTGGGACCCACGTCACTCACCTCCTGGCGAGCGggcacaggcacccatgtggcacTGTCCCATGGTCTTCTTTCATCATAGGGCATGGAGGTTTACCTTCAGATCCTAAACTCTTGGGTGGTAGAGTTGGTCTTCAACTGCTTGGCGGTCTTGCAGGAGGGGTTAAAAccccgggctggggcaggagctgggcctggtggCTGAGATGCCTGAGTCCCACCTTGCGGTGCCTGGGTTTTCTTCCCGACTCCGGCTTTCTGCTAAcgcgggccctgggaggcagtggtgacggcttgAGAAACagcttctgccacccacctgggagacctggattgagttcccagctccggcgttggccctggcccaggtctAGCTCTTTGGGcgttgggagagtgaatcagctaatGGAAGCTCCATATCTACTATCAGTCATCTATCTGTCATCTTCCTACTTCTCTCTCTCAAGCAATGTTTTCAAACAACGGGCTCTGGCACGTACAGAATTGGGCCACAGCCTGTGCGCTGAGATCTTGGGCAGTCACttagtctctctgtgcctcctgtTTCTCAATGGCAATAACCTTGCCCTTGCCTACTGCTCAGAGCTCTTGTGAGGACGACATAGATGACAAAGCATGCACTCCATAGTGGAGCGACATCATTCCAGTGCATTGAGAACCTGCTCCTGTGCTTAGTGGGACACGCCCAGGCCCCCCTCCCCGCTGGTCTCTGACAGGGGTAAAGACCTTGGACACCTAATTAAAAGCCGCTGGCAGAGTGGGTCACCCAAATCCATTCATTGGAGCAAATCACTCCCGGGCAGGTTCCCGCCCTTTCCCTCTGGGCTATCAGCTGGCCCCATCTCTTACTCTGGTGAGGCCTGGCTGTCCCAGGGGCTCGGTCCTCCTGAGCCAGCGGAAGGGCCACAGCCACTGCTGCTCCGGCCTACTTTGGTTGCCGCCCCAAGTTGGAGCGGACACCAGGGAGGCTGTCATGCGGCTCTCTAAGGGATGACTCACCGAGGGTCACCCGAGCAGGTGAGCTGCCTGCCCAGTGActcactgcctctgcccccaggcctggccccacagCTCCCGAGCTCCGCCTCTGGGAGGGGTCACCCTCAGCCTCTCCACCCCTACCTTCGGCCTGGGATGGGGGGGTCCCCACTCCCAGATCCCTCTGTCTGTACCTGCTGGCTCTCACAGGTAATAAAAGGAGCCCAGTGAGGGGCACTGCGCGCCACCTgccactgggagcagagccagggattTGCACCTGGGACCAGGCTGCCACAAGTGCTCACCTCTCAGCCCCTCGCTGTCGGGCCCACCACGGCTCCGGGTCCCAAGCGCACTGAGTGGTGGACAATTACATAGGCCTCCGAGGttgccccgcccccaggacccTCTGGGAGCACAGCTCTGTGCCCTTGTTTCCAGGGAAGACGGACTGTCCCCACTGACCATTAATGTCAACACTGTGAAAATGAGTTTGCTCTTCTACTGAGGAACATTCATTCCTCTCTGACTCATAGACAAAAACATAGGCCAGCAAGCTTTAAGGTGGTCTACGATCGCCCAGTGGAACAATGGAGCAATCAGGGACTTCCAGGGACAGGGCCCAACTGGTGTTGGGAGCTGCCACTCAGCAAGAGGGcctgggtggggatggggatggggaggggtgagaaagagggagggactgGGTGGTGCTGGGGGAAGCTGGGAAACTGCTGGAGTGGGTCTGTGGTGTCCCCAGCCACATCATCAAACCCACAGCCACTGGccccccacgccccacccctGCACCATCTTCAGAGCCCTGGTTGGCAGGGAGTGCAAGGGTGCCTTTTCTCAGGGCGTCCCAGGGGACCTTATGTGAAGGTCGAAGGtcaagtggagccaccaggacacagAGGGCCTTTGAGAGCGACCTCAGGCTGGGGAGAGCTCCACGTGGCTCTTTCCCGGAGGGGAGGAACAAAGTGTCATTCAGTGGCCCCGGAGCTTCTGCTCCCCCAGAGACGTGCTCTTCTCTGCTTCACAGCCATGGGAACCAGGctgcggcccccagcccctgtgccaaGCGGGACCGCGGGCTGGCAGGGGCCGGGGTCAGAGGTGGGCACGCAGGCAGCCCAGGGAGGGCCTGGAGAGCCGGAGACGGGGAGCCGGGATCCCAGGCCCGGAAACACAAATGACTCAGGCTGCGGCTGCGGCCCAGCCCACATTCCCGGGCCTTTGTTCCTGATGTGCCTGGGCCTGGCCTTAAAGGGCCAGCTCCTCTGAGGCAGGAGCAAAGGCTACCTTGCCCGCCCCCACTGCGTTGCCCCCAGTCTCAGGGCTGTGGGTAAGGAGGATGGCATCCTACAGGATTTAGGGTTTGATCTAATCCAGTCCTCAGGCTATCAGGGAGGGACACCAGGCCATTTAAGTCATCCCTCTGCCTCTGAGCAGGCTGCACCTAAACTGGCCCAGCAGGATTAAGAAAACTCTGTCCCTGCTTTTACAGAAGCTACTACCCAGTGACCCTTTCCAAGGCACTCTGGCCAGGGCCTCACAGCCGGCTCCCTCCTAACCACTGCACCGGGCCTCACTTCAGGGTTGGCTGACTCATAGCCTCTCGTAAGGCACATGCGCTTGGTGGATCCCAGGTGGACCTCTCCAGGCCTGTACACCAGGCTCCCGGCCCGGGCCTCCAGGCAGTCCAGGCTGAACCCCCATCCTGCCCTGGGCGTGGATTCCTGGTGGAGAAACCACGGCTGGCAGCCAGTGCCCAGGGCACGTCTCTGGGCCCCGTATGCCACCATGTGGACACTGGGAGAAGCGACACCTCCAGGAAGCGGGTGCCTAGCTGATGTCACCCACCCAATGCAGGCCCTAAAAGGGTGGGGCTCAGCTCAAGGCAGCCCTGAATTGACACCCAGCAAAACCGGAGCCCAGAACAGGCCCCATAttcagggaggagaggcagaggcctgCGCCTCCGAAGACCACAATGAATCCTGCATACCCTGTGCCCAGGTCTGCCGGAACCCATGCAGGAAGATTGCCGCGGCCCCAAGGCCCCCACCCGCCTCTGGCCCTGCCATTCAGCACTCAGATCcaagccctgcaggccagggtttgCTGGCCGCTGGCGTGCAGCTCCTTGGAGAAGGCGCCTCCTCCAGGCGAGATGGGTTTGTCGGATTTGAACTGAGAGCTCATCTGGCAGGGGGAGACAGTGCCAAGCTGGTGACCACTGGACACGCTGATGGCTGTGGGGGTGCATCAAGGGCAGGGAGTCTGGGGCCACAGCTGTATCTGGACAGAGCCTGGTATGAGTGACCACCCACCAGATGGGTCAGTGCCAAccctcctggggtggggcagaATGGGTGGGCGGCACTCATAGCGCAGGCACCACAGGACATGGATGCACAGCCTGTCACACGAGGGCTGCCCTGAGGCCTCCCAGTCCCATGCACCCCCAGGCCTCCATGAGTCCCACCCCGCCCAGAAAGGGGGTTCCCATGAAATGCTGATAATGACGAAGTCAAGTGCGGGGACCTGCCCTGCGCTGGGCCGAGGGACGCCCAGTCTGAGTCCACGCCCCACACGCAGCTCAGACTTGACCCTGGAGCCTGGAAATGCTGCTGAGGACGGTGGAGACTTCGGGCTGAACTTCGAAGGGCCAGGGGCAGACACCCCTGCTGTTGGCCCAGCAGAGGTCTCCAATGAGGGGTCCTCAAGACCGGCTTTTGCAATATGATAAGAAGATTAAACTTCTATAtatgttaatttttatgtaatCTCAAAGTTTCtgcttttgtatattttatgatATGCATTAGTCCAGTGAAATatgttcatgattttaaaaaatatttatttatttatttgaaagtcagagttacacagagagaggagaaaacagagagagagagagagagatcttcatctgctggtccactccccaaatggccacaacagctggggctgggccaggccgaagccaggagccagggcttcttctaggtttcccacacgggtgcaggagcccaagcacctgtgctttcccaagtacatcagcagggagctggatcggaagtggaacagttgggactcgaaccggtgcccctatagGATGGGCACAGGTGAAGGCTTTACTTCCCTGATGTGTAATGAAAGAATGTACagatgaaaggtcttcaaaaagttcatggaaaatcaatttttgtgaaaaaactcctcatagatttcaaaagtttttaccccaaaataaacttgtattttaattctattttcccacaagccttttgaagtaccctcaagtAGTATGAATGCATTACCAAAGATGGTTTTTAATGCTGGGATTATACTACCAAGAAATTTTGGCAACAACTGCATTTCAAGACATCTTAAGGCTCCTTGGAGTCCAAAGGTGCTAACCAGATAGGCTTCTCTCCACTCTCAGCTGGCCTCTGTGTAATTACCCAAGTGAAGTGGCATGCTGGGATCACACTGAGTACAAGGAGTATCCACACCCTCTGATACCTGCCCATCCACcaacccatcctcccacccatccatctatgcactagtccatccatccatccatccatccatccatcttcctgCCTGTCCaaccatccatccctccatccacccatctacccatccctCCATTCCCCACCCACCAATCCATCATCCATTTAACCATCCACTCAACAGATATCTATCCTATTGTTATCTGTTGGGTCACCTCTCTACCGTCAGGCTAAAACATCTTCCAAAGTCCTCcttccattcttttatttttaaaatatttttattttatatttgacaggtagagtcacagacagggagagggagagacagagagagaagtcttctacccgctggttcactccccaaatgggggcGACAGCCAGAGCGgggccgatgcgaagccaggagccaggagcttcccccaggtctcccacgcgggcgcaggggcccaaggacttgggccatcttctgctgctttctcaggccatagcagtgagctggaatggaagtggagcagctgggactagaatcggcgcccatatgagatgccggcgccgcaggcagaggattaacctactgcaccacagtgccggcccccctcctTGCATTCTTTTCTCACCTCCACTCTGTCCCAGTTCCTGGTCACCTTCAGCCTCACTGTACAGCCTCTCTCCTGTCTCCAGTCTCCTGAGTGCTTTTCCTCTGGAGCCTCCTCAGTGAACctgctttctttctccctcacagCCCGGGAACTCCAACCCAAGAAGGAACCAGCCCATCAACCTGAACCATTACACCACCAAGAAGAGCGTGGCAGAGAGCATGCTGGATGTGGCTCTCTTCATGTCCAATGCCCTGCGGCTGAAGGCCGTGCTCGAGCAGGGGCCGTCCTTCCATTACTACACCACCCTGGTCAGCCTCATCAGTGCGTCCCTGCTCCTGCAGCTGGTCATCGGGATCCTCCTGGTGCTCATGGGTGAGGAGGCATACTGTGGCAGGTGTTTCCCTGTCACCCCCGTGCCCCTGTGCACGCGGCTGCTCAGCCACAGCCTAGCCTGGCGTCAGCCCTGTGCCTGTAAATGTCCAAGTAAGAACTTTGGGGAGTGAGGGCAGGCACCCTGTCCTGTCTGTAGGAATCCCGGGGCAGACCCCCAGGACCGGCTGAGAGCTGTCCCACTAATGTGCAGCACAGGTCCCGACAGCCTTTTGGGAAGCTCCTATCTCCACTTTAGAAGACCCAGTGTAAGTGCCTGAATCCCGATTCTACGAAGCCCCGAGCTGTCAGTGAGGGCCATGGGCACTCCCGCCCAGTAAGCATTGCCACCTCCCTGATCCAGAGGCCACGTGGTCTCTGGGACGCCAGGCTTCCTCCACACTCCAGGGGATGCTGTGGGGCAGCTCCAGGCCACCGCCTCCGCACTGACCCTGCCCTCCTCACACTCCTGGCTCCCCCACAGCACGGCTGAACCTGAATGAGGTAGAGAAGCAGGGGCGGCTAAACCAGCTCAACGACGTGGCCACCACCTTCATCTTCCTCACCGTCGTCATCAGCGTCTTCATCACAGCCTTCGGAGCGCATCAGACGGGGTTCCTGGCTGTCAGGGCCTCAAGGAACCCTCTGTGAAC
This window contains:
- the NINJ2 gene encoding ninjurin-2 isoform X2, which codes for MESERELSDLQPGNSNPRRNQPINLNHYTTKKSVAESMLDVALFMSNALRLKAVLEQGPSFHYYTTLVSLISASLLLQLVIGILLVLMARLNLNEVEKQGRLNQLNDVATTFIFLTVVISVFITAFGAHQTGFLAVRASRNPL
- the NINJ2 gene encoding ninjurin-2 isoform X1, whose amino-acid sequence is MVQVVSTRGHQTEQEASLGSQMAVESLRRPGNSNPRRNQPINLNHYTTKKSVAESMLDVALFMSNALRLKAVLEQGPSFHYYTTLVSLISASLLLQLVIGILLVLMARLNLNEVEKQGRLNQLNDVATTFIFLTVVISVFITAFGAHQTGFLAVRASRNPL